TGATGAACGTCCACACGAACGGCGCGAGGCAGAACACCACGAACAGCACGACGAACAGGTAGAACCCGATCCCGCCGAAGAGCTGGGTGCGCGACTGGCCGCCAGCCGCCAGCCCCGGGAACAGGCCAGACGGCGCGGTCCTCGCTGGCACGGTCATCGGCGTGCTCCCTGCGTCGGCGCACCCAGCACCTTGATGTAGATGAAGCTGATGAACATCACCAGGAAGAAGGTCATCACGGCGAGCGTCGAGCCGTACCCGAAGTTCAAACTGGTGAAGAACGTGTTGTAGGTGTAGAGCACCACCGTCTCGGTGGACTTGCCAGGGCCGCCGTTCGTCAGCACGCGCGGCAGATCGAACATGCGGACGGCGTCGATGGTGCGGAACAGCAGCGCCACCAGGATCGTCGGCTTGATGATCGGCAGCGTCACCCGCCAGAACGTCTGCCAGGCGTTCGCGCCGTCGAGCGAGGCCGCCTCGTACAGCTCGCCGGGGATCAGCTGCAGCCCGGCCAGCAGCAGCAGGGCCATGAACGGCGTCGTCTTCCAGATCTCCGCGCCGATCATCGCCCAGATCGTCACGTCCGGCCGCACCAGGAAGATGATCGGCGAGTCGATGACGCCAATCCGCATCAGAAGGTCGTTGGCGACGCCGTAGCGGCCGTCGTAGATCCACGCCCACATCTTGGCCGAGACGACGGTCGTCAGCGCCCAGGGCACCAGCACCGAGGCCCGCACGATGCCCCGCCCCACGAAGTTGCGGTTGATCAGCAGGGCGATGATCATCCCCAGGATCAGCTCGACGAACACCGAGACGCCCGCCACCAGCCCCGTCACGCTCAGCGAGTTCAACAGCGCGTCATCGCTCAGCGCGGTGATGTAGTTGTCCAGGCCCACGAACGGGCGCGGCGCATTTTCGAACTTGAGGCTGATCTGAAACAGGCTGTCGAGGATGGTGCCGGCCAGCGGGATGACGGCGATCACGAGGATCGTCAGGACCGCCGGGGCAGCCAGCAACAGCCCGAGTCGCGCGTCGGCGTGCTGCTGCGTGCTGCCTCTACCCCTGGCGCCCAACAGGTTACCGACCGCCAACCGTCCTGAGACCCGCGCAGTTGTTGCCATCACCCCTCCTCTCTCGGGAAGGCCGCTGCCGGACAGACGAGCAAGGCCGGGAGCTGTCGCTCCCGAGCCTTGCATGGCGCCATGGCGACGGAGGTTCCCGCTACCCCTTCTTGATGATCTGGCGCATCTTGTCCGCCATCTGCTTGATCGCCTGCTCGGGCGAGATCTGCTTCGCCATCGCCTGTCCGAAGGCCGGCTGGATGGCGTTCGCGGACATGTCCGGGTAGAACGGGGTCACCGGGCGCGGCTTCAACGCCTCAAAGGATGCCTGCGCCGACTTCGCGTACGGGTACTTCTTCTGGATGTCCGCATCGTCGAAGACGGCCGGGCGCGCGGGCAGGAAGCCGCCGTCGAGGAAGCGCGCCCGCTGCTGCTCCTGGCCGGTCAGGATCTTGATGGCCTCCAACGACTCCTTCGGCTTCTTGGAGAACTTGGAGACGCCAAGGTTCCAGTCACCCAGGCAGCCCGGACCGGGCTTCGCGCCGTCCTTCGAGGGCAGCGGCGCGACGTCCCACTGGTTCTGCTTGATGGCGGAATCTTCCTTGTAGAGATCGCCAGCCGTGGAGAACCAGAGGCGGATCATCGCCACCTTGCCGCCGCGGAAGAGGTTCATCACGTCCGCGCCGAGCTTGAACTGGAGAGCAGCCTCGGGGATGATCTTGTCCTTGTAGACAAAGTCCAGGATCTTCTGCATCCCGTCGATGCCGGCCGTGCCCTGGTCCACGGTGACGTTCAGCTTGTCGTCCACCAGGTCGCCGCCGTAGCCCCAGAGGTACTCCATCCAGTTGATGATGCCGCCCTCGTTCTGGGGCAGCTGCATCGCGAAGCCGGCCAGGTCCGGGGTCTGGAGTGCCTTCGCCGCGTTCAGCAGCTCGTCGTAGGTCTTCGGCGCCTTCAAGCCCTTGGCGTCGAAGAGATCCTTGCGGTAGTAGAGGCCAGGGCCGTTGTTGAACCAGGGGACGCCCCAGAGCTTGCCCTCGTAGGTTGCGCCGTGGAGCGTCCCTGCGAAGAACTTGGCCTGCTCGTCCTTGGGCAGGATCTCGTCGACCGGGATCGTCCAGCCAGCCGCCGCGAACTCGGGCACGAACGGCACGTCCATCGAGACGATGTCGACGCTCGAATCCTTCGCGCCGGCCACGGTCACGAACTTGTCGTGGAGGTCCGTCGTGGTGGCGCCCTGCTCCTGGTAGTCGATCTGGATGCTCTTGTTCGCCTTGTTGAACGCCTCGACCTGCTTCGGCGTGTAGCCGGTCGTGTCGCGGCCGGCGAACCAGACGACCGTCGTGGCG
This genomic interval from Chloroflexota bacterium contains the following:
- a CDS encoding ABC transporter substrate-binding protein; amino-acid sequence: MVRAGLLLGLTVPATSLLAACGSSSQTPAGGGATAPKPAATTAAGSAPAAAGAATTAPAPTTAPAAQTSSSATTVVWFAGRDTTGYTPKQVEAFNKANKSIQIDYQEQGATTTDLHDKFVTVAGAKDSSVDIVSMDVPFVPEFAAAGWTIPVDEILPKDEQAKFFAGTLHGATYEGKLWGVPWFNNGPGLYYRKDLFDAKGLKAPKTYDELLNAAKALQTPDLAGFAMQLPQNEGGIINWMEYLWGYGGDLVDDKLNVTVDQGTAGIDGMQKILDFVYKDKIIPEAALQFKLGADVMNLFRGGKVAMIRLWFSTAGDLYKEDSAIKQNQWDVAPLPSKDGAKPGPGCLGDWNLGVSKFSKKPKESLEAIKILTGQEQQRARFLDGGFLPARPAVFDDADIQKKYPYAKSAQASFEALKPRPVTPFYPDMSANAIQPAFGQAMAKQISPEQAIKQMADKMRQIIKKG
- a CDS encoding sugar ABC transporter permease, which produces MATTARVSGRLAVGNLLGARGRGSTQQHADARLGLLLAAPAVLTILVIAVIPLAGTILDSLFQISLKFENAPRPFVGLDNYITALSDDALLNSLSVTGLVAGVSVFVELILGMIIALLINRNFVGRGIVRASVLVPWALTTVVSAKMWAWIYDGRYGVANDLLMRIGVIDSPIIFLVRPDVTIWAMIGAEIWKTTPFMALLLLAGLQLIPGELYEAASLDGANAWQTFWRVTLPIIKPTILVALLFRTIDAVRMFDLPRVLTNGGPGKSTETVVLYTYNTFFTSLNFGYGSTLAVMTFFLVMFISFIYIKVLGAPTQGARR